The window AAGAGTATTATTGAAGAAACAGAACCTGGCGCTGTGAGAGATGCCGGAATTATTGCCGCAGCTCAAAAAGTAGAGCATTACGAAATTGCCACTTACGGCACACTTGCAGCATTCGCTAAAGTATTGAAAGAAGATGAATGTCTTAAAAATCTTTTAAGCACATTGGAAGAAGAGAAAAAATGCGATGAACTTTTAACCAAAGTTGCTGATACCAACCTTAACAGCAAAGCAAAGTAAAAGCACCTATGCATGATAAAAAGAGACCGGATTTATCCGGTCTCTTTTTTTGCTGTTAGTATTCCCGGTTCTATGTTGACAAAAACTAGCTTTAATTATGGTATAAAGAAACAAATGATATTTTAAGATGGGTTATTTTTGTATCATTTTTAATATTTTTGCAGATACTATTTGTATCAATCTGTTTTTTCAGACGGTATCAGTTTTTTATCATTTTAAAAATTAAGAATATGACTCAGCTCAGTTTGTTCAACGCAGAAGAATTATATGAATTTCCAAAAGACCTTCTGGAGTACAGAGAACATTTTCTGAGCCTGGAGGAAGCGGATAGCCTTAAAAACCATTTGCTTACTACAACTCCATGGAAACACCGTACTCAGAAAATGTACGATAAGATAGTGCTGACCCCTCGCTTAACGGCCTGGTATGGAGACCCGGAAACTGCCTATCCATTGGGAAATGGTGAAGTAGAGAATAACGTATGGACTCCTGAACTGTTTTCTTTAAAACTCCGGATAGAGGAAACGTTTGGGTATCGTTTCAACTCTGTATTGCTTAATCTTTACAGGGATCATAATGACTCTGTTGCCTGGCACCGGGATAAAGAAAGCAGGTATGGAAACCGTCCGGTGATTGCCTCCATAAGCTTGGGACAGACCCGGAACTTTGATTTTCGCAAAAAAGATCATCACCAGAGCAAATACAGCCTGCCTCTTCCTCATGGTTCATTATTAATTATGAAAGGAGATCTTCAGGAAAACTGGGAACACAGGGTTGCTAAGTCTGTAACCTCAATGAAGGAACGTATTAATCTTACATTCCGGTTGGTTCGTTAATTATAAAATGTTTATTCATAATGTTTTATGAAGACGATTAAGATGCTGAAATTTTTTTTTGGCCGGTAAATTGTTGCTGTTATTAAGAAGTCCTCATGGATTTCATTCATATCACCACTTAAAAATTTATTATTATGAAAAATCTTGTAGTAACAGTTTTTGCAGTAGCAGCTTTGGCCGCCTGTAAAAAAAATGACCAAACGCCGTCCACACAATCTCAGGAAAGTACAGCAATGTCCCCTCCCGCAGAATCTGGAATGACGGTAAGCGATTCTACTAAAATGCCAGACCAGAAAAACCAGAAAATCCCTCTTAGCGATGAGGACAAAAAGTTTGCAGATGCTGCGGCAATAGGAGGACTAATGGAAGTTATGATGGGAAAACTGGCAGAAACCAATGCCGAAAATTCAGCGGTAAAATCTCTGGGAGCCATGATGGTAAAAGATCATACCAGTGCGAATGATGAACTTAGAAGCTGGGCTTCCGCCAATGGCTATACGCTTCCCACAGGTTTGGATGCCGAAAAACAGAAGATGTATGATGATCTGAAAGCCAGGAAAGGAAAAGACTTTGACAGAAAATACACAGATCTTATGGTGAGTGATCACAAAGAAGATGTAGAAGCATTCAAAAAAGAAGCAACAGCGGGAAAGGAAGCTTCATTAAAATCTTTTGCTTCTAAAATACTTCCTACCCTTGAACATCATTTGAAAGAGTCCGAAAAAGCAAAAAATGCGGTCAAATAATCTGAGGTTTATATGACCAGCATCATAAGACAAACAGAATGTATTTGATATTTTTGAAATGATTAAATATTATTTTGTTCTTGATTATTACGCTCCTCTTTTTTAAGGGGAGTTTTTATTATTCCTTCTTTTTGTATTCTTCAATTTTCTTAAACTGCCGGTATGAATCCTTCAGTTTCCCAAGCTGTTCCGAAACCGTTTGAAAACTTGTCTCACTAAGATTTCCACTGTCAAGAGCATTTTGATAGGTTTCTATAGCCGCTTTTTCTCCAAATACTACATTTTCTAAGGTTGACTCTACCAGGTTCCCCATGGTAAAAGAATTTTTAATATCAATCCATGTTCTGTGCATGGCTCCTGCAATGGAAGCTGAATCTTCCGGAGTTCCCTGTTTTTCTGTGATGAGGTTTACAAGTTCATTTTTCATAATTTTCGATTGGGAGATCATGTGATCATATTCATCCTTTACCCCCGGATACATTTCCCAGACTTTTCCTTCACTTTTCCGAAGCCTTCTATTCTGTCATTTGTAATATGAAGCAGGTCATTAAGTACCGATACTTCCTGCCGATTCTGCTGATTGTCCATAACGTCTTTTTTTAGATTAAACATAATGATGTACTAAATTATCATTTACTCAGCAGGATTTTTATAATCCTGATCATATTATGAAATAACCCATCCTGTTATAGTCTAAAAAAACGATAATAAAATGAAACAGAAAAGTCTTTGAAGCGATATTCCGCTTATTCCTGCGAGAGGTTCTTTTTGAACTGATCTAAAAAATCATCCGCCGTCGGAATATTTCCCACACTGCTTTTAATCCTGTCCAGAAGATCGCTGAATAAAGCTTCGCCATTTAAAACTTTTAATGAATATTCGAACGGATATAAAGACATTACCCCGCCATTGTTGTTGTACTTAAGAGTCATGAATCTCAAAGGAAATTCCGGAGTTTTGTCCCTGTAGAGCTTAAATCCAAGTTCATTGATCAGATAATAGGAAAATGCCACCGTCAGCATCAGTCCGATCTGTTTATCATCCTGGTCAAATGATTTACAGTACAGATAAAATCCAGGTTCTTCAGTGACGGCCTTATCTATATTATTGGGATGGTACACAGGACTTTCTATGGCCGGAGCTATTTTATTATCCATAAAAAAGCTGTTTAACATTCTGAAAGAGCCGTCTACCAGAATATCGTCTGATAAAAGCTGATCTTCAGTATACCGGCTGTTGAAATATTCATCGGTATAAACGCCGTCTATTCCAGGGTTTTCAGGCTTTTGAGGAGTGTCTGTATTTTTTGAGAAAAGTTTTTTGAAAAAATTCATGGTTTTCGCTCTATAGTGTGTGGTGCAAATATAAAAAATATCCGTAATCCTGATAAAAACGGAGGTGTATTTTATTTTTCCGTAAAAAAGATGCACCTTTGCCCCCATAATGGGGTGCTGCGGATACAGCGGCTGAGATGATACCCAGGAATGGATTTCCACACCTGATCCGGATAATGCCGGCGTAGGGATAGCGTACTGATCATCTCATCATTTGATTTCTAACAATTACTATGATGCAGGACATTTTAAAACAAATTACCTTACCGGAATGGTTTGGAGTCTTATTTTCAGTCATTCAGGTTTTGCTGGCCCGTAAAAACAATGTGAACAATTATCTTTTCGGAATTGCAGGGATCCTGCTTACGCTGTATGTGATGGTTACTTCAAAGCTGTATGCAGAATTTACCTTAAATCTTTATTATCTGATCATGAGCATCTACGGATGGCTGTACTGGAAATTCGGGAAGCAGAAATCCGAGATGGAAATTTCGGTGACCACCACTGCAGAAAAATGGATTACCGGAGGTATTGTTGTGGGAACTTTTAGCTTATTCTGGTTCTTCCTCACTCATTTTACAGATTCGGATGTCCCGGTTTGGGATTCTTTGGTAAGCGCCTTCGCATGGGCCGGAATGTGGCTGATGGCCAGACGGAAGATTGAAAACTGGGTGATCCTGAATGTCAGTAATATCATTTCTATTCCTTTAATGATTCATAAGGAGTTATATCTCTATGCCATTTTAACGTCATTTTTATTTTTAGTGGCTATTTCCGGATATATAGAATGGAAGAAAATTCTTAAGAACAAAGCTCATGCTCAGTAGTAAAAAGATCAGAAAAGAACTTCAGGGATCGTCTGTAATTTCTGACAGGGTGATACAGTATATTCATGAAGAAGGATTTCTTAAGATCTGGGTGCCGGAAAAATACGGTGGTCTCGGATATCGTTTTGAGGAAGGCCTTAAAGCATTATTTGCCTGGGCTGAGACCGATGGAAGCTTTGGCTGGATGCTGACACTTTGTGCCGGGGCTAACTATTTTTCAAGAAATATGAAGCCTGAAGTTGCTGCGTTACTTTTTTCTCATGCTGAAACCTGTTTTGGGGGAAGCGGGATGGTAGGCGGAACCGCAGAAAAGCAAAGTGATAATACCTATCTGATTAATGGGATATGGAATTTTGCAACAGGGGCACCTCATCTGACTCATTTTACACTGAATGCCAAAATTACAGAAAACGGGAAACCGATAACCGATAAAGACGGTAATGAGATGATCCGCTCATTCATCATTCCGAAAGGGCAGGCTGAAATCATTCCCAACTGGAAATCTATGGGAATGAAAGCTACCGGAACGTACTCCTTTACCATTAAAAATGTTGCTGTAAGTGAAGAGTTCAGCTTTATCTACGATACTTTTTTCACGAACGATATTCTGGACAGTATTCCGTTTCGGGTTTTTGCAGACCTGACACTGCTGGTGAACTATCTGGGAATGGCTTCTCATTTTATTGAAGAAGCAGTACTGCTTCGTCCTGAAATAAATTTCAAAAACTTTACAGAGTCCGTTGAAAAGCATTTGAAAAAGGTATTAAACATTGCCAGAGAAGTAGAAGACAGACTTGGTGATCACAAAGAGATTTCGGAAGATCAACAAAATGAAATTCATCAATATGGAGTAGATCTGGTTCAGCAATTATCTCATCAGGTCCTTGCAGTTTATACGCAGTTGGGAATCCGGGCAACGGATCGAAACTCTGCCATTTATCAGATATTCTGTGATTATTTTACGGCAGCCATGCATGCTAATTTCAGGCTTTCTGCTGATGAGCAGAATTTTTCTTTCTGAGGCAACGAATAAAATGGGGAATTTTCAGCTGCTATTCTACATTGAACTTTATTCCCCGGTTCATTTTTTGCCGGCAAAATCTACTTCGCGGGCCATTCTTCACGGAGAACCGCATAAATAACATCATCTACCCAGTTATTTTTCCAGAAGAGACTTTTCACAAAATGTCCTTCTTTCCTTAAACCGATTCTTTCCATCAGTTGAATAGAAGGGGTATTGTCAGGATCTACGGATGCTGTTATTCTATGCTTATGCAAATCATTAAATAAGTGATCAATGACAGCTTTTATAGCCTCAGAAGCATAACCTTTCCCCTGAAAAGAAGTATTTATTGTAATTCCGAATTCTGCCTGCACATTTTCTTCTCCAATAAAATGAACTCCTATATCTCCTATAACCGCCTTTGTTTCTTTATCAGTAATCAGCAGCTGATACCAACTTTCGGGCTGATTGAATTCTTTATTGTTTCTTTGAATAAAACGTTCCACCTCTTCCAGCGTTTCAGGAATCCAGCCTTGAAATTGATTGGCTTCCGCATCAGAACGGTAATTGAAAATATCCTGTTGATCATCCAGGGTAATGTCGCGCAGTAGGAGTCTTTCTGTATAAAGTTGCATGGTAGTACTATTTTTTCCGGCAAAAATAGGATTAATTAGGAATTTATTCAATCGGCAAGAGGGTTTTATGACCTGTTTGAAACAAAAAAACCTGTAATCATTTAAGATTTCAGGTTTTTACGGTATGTATGTATCTTGAAGAATTATCTTCATTTACATCAGGTGGAGAATACGGGATTCGAACCCGTGACCTTTTGACTGCCAGTCAAACGCGCTAGCCAACTGCGCCAATCCCCCGTCTTTTATTAAAGCGGTACAAAAGTAAGTATTTAAATGGTATTTCCAAATATTTTGTAGGTTTATTGAATTAAATTAATCAAAAATATTTTCACTGGCGTAAAAAACAGCCTTTTATGCTACTCATTAGCAGTAATAGCTTACGGTTTTATAAATAAAATACTAAGATTGTTCTTTAATGGAAATTATTCACTAATTGTTTGCAATAGAGTAATGAAAGCCAGTCTGATTTTCACGGGTTCGAATCCCGTATTCTCCACTAGGTAGCTAAAATCCCATAAAACCTGCAGAAATTGATTTTTGCAGGTTTTTTCTTTTCATATCAATCACAGATTTTTCAAAATTCTCTTCCATACAAGTTTGACATAAGACCCTCAATATATACAAATCGGATCATTGAGGGGGTTCCATCAGGATTTTGGGCCGAAATTTATTTTGTGGATATTTTTCCACATGATTGTAAGTTTTTATTGATAAGGAATCGTCTAATAGTCAGTTGATATCGAGCTACATTTACCATAGCTAATTCCTAAAATTAAATTATAAATTTTCATCAATGAGTATTTCTAAAAAATTATTTTTTGCGGTCATGATTTCCTGTCCATTTTTGGGCATGGCTCAGGCTGGTAGTGTTGGGATAAATACATCCAGTCCTGGATCTACTTTGGATATCAATGGATCAATTGCGGCAAGC of the Chryseobacterium aureum genome contains:
- a CDS encoding acyl-CoA dehydrogenase family protein; the encoded protein is MLSSKKIRKELQGSSVISDRVIQYIHEEGFLKIWVPEKYGGLGYRFEEGLKALFAWAETDGSFGWMLTLCAGANYFSRNMKPEVAALLFSHAETCFGGSGMVGGTAEKQSDNTYLINGIWNFATGAPHLTHFTLNAKITENGKPITDKDGNEMIRSFIIPKGQAEIIPNWKSMGMKATGTYSFTIKNVAVSEEFSFIYDTFFTNDILDSIPFRVFADLTLLVNYLGMASHFIEEAVLLRPEINFKNFTESVEKHLKKVLNIAREVEDRLGDHKEISEDQQNEIHQYGVDLVQQLSHQVLAVYTQLGIRATDRNSAIYQIFCDYFTAAMHANFRLSADEQNFSF
- a CDS encoding DUF4142 domain-containing protein, which codes for MKNLVVTVFAVAALAACKKNDQTPSTQSQESTAMSPPAESGMTVSDSTKMPDQKNQKIPLSDEDKKFADAAAIGGLMEVMMGKLAETNAENSAVKSLGAMMVKDHTSANDELRSWASANGYTLPTGLDAEKQKMYDDLKARKGKDFDRKYTDLMVSDHKEDVEAFKKEATAGKEASLKSFASKILPTLEHHLKESEKAKNAVK
- the pnuC gene encoding nicotinamide riboside transporter PnuC, whose protein sequence is MMQDILKQITLPEWFGVLFSVIQVLLARKNNVNNYLFGIAGILLTLYVMVTSKLYAEFTLNLYYLIMSIYGWLYWKFGKQKSEMEISVTTTAEKWITGGIVVGTFSLFWFFLTHFTDSDVPVWDSLVSAFAWAGMWLMARRKIENWVILNVSNIISIPLMIHKELYLYAILTSFLFLVAISGYIEWKKILKNKAHAQ
- a CDS encoding alpha-ketoglutarate-dependent dioxygenase AlkB family protein codes for the protein MTQLSLFNAEELYEFPKDLLEYREHFLSLEEADSLKNHLLTTTPWKHRTQKMYDKIVLTPRLTAWYGDPETAYPLGNGEVENNVWTPELFSLKLRIEETFGYRFNSVLLNLYRDHNDSVAWHRDKESRYGNRPVIASISLGQTRNFDFRKKDHHQSKYSLPLPHGSLLIMKGDLQENWEHRVAKSVTSMKERINLTFRLVR
- a CDS encoding GNAT family N-acetyltransferase codes for the protein MQLYTERLLLRDITLDDQQDIFNYRSDAEANQFQGWIPETLEEVERFIQRNNKEFNQPESWYQLLITDKETKAVIGDIGVHFIGEENVQAEFGITINTSFQGKGYASEAIKAVIDHLFNDLHKHRITASVDPDNTPSIQLMERIGLRKEGHFVKSLFWKNNWVDDVIYAVLREEWPAK
- a CDS encoding PA2169 family four-helix-bundle protein, with the protein product MKNELVNLITEKQGTPEDSASIAGAMHRTWIDIKNSFTMGNLVESTLENVVFGEKAAIETYQNALDSGNLSETSFQTVSEQLGKLKDSYRQFKKIEEYKKKE